In Desulfosediminicola ganghwensis, a single window of DNA contains:
- the thiC gene encoding phosphomethylpyrimidine synthase ThiC — protein sequence MKTQLELAREGIVTPQMKQAAQDEGVDEAAIRQGLAYGHIVMPCNPNRPEQKVVAIGKGLRTKVNASIGTSSDIASVDLEIKKAKAAEEEKADTLMELSTGGDLDAIRRAVLAECNLPVGNVPLYQAFAEAAKKYRNPNKLDSEFLFELIERQLQDGISFMAIHCGINRFSIERLRKQGFRYGGLVSKGGTFMVSWMEYHQKENPLYEQFDRVCALMKKYDAVLSLGNGIRAGAIHDSHDRAQMAEMIINCELAELGREMGCQMMVEGPGHVPLDEIEGNIMLEKAMSGGAPYYVLGPLPADSGAGYDHITAAIGAANSARHGADLICYITPAEHLALPNEQDVREGIRATRLAARIGDIAKYPERREQEKRVAKARRDSDWEEHFKLLMFPEQAEEIRRSRTPENEKTCTMCGDFCAMERGYSLFKDDIRGDRCTRKVDGEAE from the coding sequence ATGAAAACCCAGTTGGAACTAGCGCGGGAAGGTATTGTAACCCCGCAGATGAAGCAGGCTGCACAAGATGAGGGCGTGGATGAAGCGGCAATTCGCCAAGGCCTGGCATATGGCCACATTGTCATGCCATGCAATCCGAATCGACCGGAGCAGAAGGTAGTTGCCATAGGCAAGGGCTTACGTACCAAGGTCAACGCCTCTATAGGGACTTCATCTGATATCGCCTCTGTTGATCTCGAGATAAAAAAGGCAAAAGCAGCGGAGGAAGAAAAAGCTGATACCCTTATGGAGCTTTCAACCGGCGGCGATCTTGATGCAATTCGAAGAGCAGTGCTTGCCGAGTGCAACCTGCCGGTCGGCAACGTGCCTCTCTACCAGGCATTTGCAGAAGCTGCTAAAAAATATCGTAACCCGAATAAACTCGACAGTGAGTTCCTTTTTGAACTGATAGAGCGTCAGTTGCAGGACGGTATCTCCTTTATGGCTATCCACTGTGGTATCAATCGATTCTCTATCGAACGACTCCGAAAACAGGGGTTCAGATATGGTGGGTTGGTATCGAAGGGAGGTACGTTTATGGTCTCCTGGATGGAATATCACCAGAAAGAAAACCCGTTATACGAACAGTTTGACAGAGTTTGCGCATTGATGAAGAAATATGATGCGGTATTGTCACTGGGCAACGGTATCAGAGCAGGAGCAATCCACGATAGCCATGACCGTGCTCAGATGGCCGAGATGATCATAAACTGTGAACTGGCAGAACTGGGGCGGGAGATGGGCTGTCAAATGATGGTTGAAGGTCCTGGCCATGTACCGCTAGACGAAATAGAGGGCAACATTATGCTCGAAAAAGCGATGAGCGGAGGTGCACCATACTATGTACTTGGTCCGCTGCCTGCTGATTCGGGCGCAGGGTATGATCATATTACCGCAGCCATTGGTGCGGCTAATTCGGCTCGACATGGTGCCGACCTGATCTGCTATATAACTCCTGCCGAACATCTGGCCTTACCGAATGAGCAGGATGTGCGCGAGGGCATCAGGGCCACTCGGCTCGCTGCACGCATTGGAGATATTGCAAAATACCCAGAACGAAGGGAACAGGAAAAACGAGTTGCCAAGGCCCGGCGGGATTCAGATTGGGAAGAGCATTTCAAGCTGTTGATGTTCCCGGAGCAGGCAGAAGAGATCCGTAGAAGCAGAACGCCGGAAAACGAGAAAACCTGTACAATGTGTGGAGATTTCTGCGCCATGGAGAGGGGCTACTCCCTCTTCAAGGATGATATTCGTGGAGATCGCTGCACCAGGAAGGTGGATGGCGAGGCCGAATAG
- the uvrC gene encoding excinuclease ABC subunit UvrC, giving the protein MFPQDFLSSVPHSPGVYLMLDSKSAVLYVGKAKDLFKRLASYARHNGSDYNKTTIMLKFVSSVDTIITRTEKEALILEASLIKKHKPKYNIILRDDKNYPFIKVTADEEWPRVMMARRRRKDKARYFGPYSSSSDMWSTLKLISSLFPLRKCKGGTLRPRKRPCLNHQMGKCLAPCAGYADARHYQQNVENVIMLLEGRNKDLIKKLTEKMDFAAEALNFEEAASLRDQLKALNRTLEKQVVASQQKNNRDVFGFTRKGAAVAVAILFIRDGLISGSRNFFLEEPYGEDSRILAQVVNLFYDQDSYLPKEILLPFEPDDLQLINEKLTDLRGTNIQMSVPQRGDRVKLLNMAQANSDQVFATKEKKEKSWESLARTIQQKLQLQRSPERVECLDISNTSGKLAVGSLVCYEQGEPSKPNFRHYSIKTIDGPNDYGMMREVLQRRLSRGIEEENLPDLFVVDGGKGQLSMALAVADELGIRDQLDWIGIAKEREDEGEKLYKPGRKNPIILPAHNPVLLYMMRIRDESHRFGVTFHRRIRNKTSFLSELDQIPGIGQERKKSLLKNFGSLKRIREATPEDLTQVDGIGNDLARQIYDHLNK; this is encoded by the coding sequence ATGTTTCCCCAGGATTTTCTCAGCTCTGTTCCTCACTCACCGGGTGTTTACCTGATGCTCGACAGCAAATCTGCTGTGCTCTACGTCGGCAAGGCAAAGGATCTGTTCAAACGTCTCGCATCATATGCCAGACATAATGGTTCTGATTACAATAAGACCACCATTATGCTCAAGTTCGTTTCCTCGGTCGACACCATCATTACCAGAACAGAGAAAGAAGCTCTGATCCTTGAAGCCTCACTGATAAAAAAGCATAAACCCAAATACAACATCATTCTCAGGGACGATAAAAATTACCCTTTTATCAAAGTTACTGCTGACGAGGAGTGGCCACGCGTCATGATGGCCCGTAGGAGGAGAAAAGATAAAGCCCGATATTTTGGCCCGTACAGCTCTTCATCCGATATGTGGTCAACTTTGAAGCTGATATCTTCACTCTTTCCGTTGAGAAAATGTAAAGGCGGCACCTTGAGGCCCAGAAAACGACCTTGCCTCAATCACCAAATGGGCAAATGTCTTGCCCCTTGCGCGGGCTACGCAGATGCCAGGCATTACCAGCAAAACGTTGAAAACGTTATCATGCTGCTTGAGGGACGTAATAAAGATCTGATCAAAAAGCTGACCGAAAAAATGGATTTCGCTGCAGAAGCACTGAATTTTGAAGAGGCAGCATCATTACGCGACCAGCTTAAAGCTTTGAACCGAACCCTGGAAAAACAAGTCGTAGCCAGCCAACAGAAAAATAATCGAGACGTCTTTGGATTCACCAGGAAAGGTGCCGCTGTAGCTGTCGCCATCCTCTTTATCAGGGACGGACTGATAAGTGGTAGCCGGAACTTCTTTCTTGAAGAACCCTACGGAGAAGATAGTCGAATTCTCGCCCAGGTAGTCAATCTCTTTTACGATCAGGATTCATATCTGCCCAAAGAGATCCTTCTGCCCTTTGAACCCGATGATCTTCAGCTTATCAATGAAAAACTGACAGATCTGAGAGGGACAAATATTCAGATGTCTGTTCCACAACGCGGTGACAGAGTTAAGCTGCTCAATATGGCTCAGGCTAACAGTGATCAAGTATTTGCCACTAAAGAGAAAAAGGAAAAATCCTGGGAGAGCCTTGCCCGAACGATTCAACAAAAACTTCAGCTGCAACGTTCGCCCGAACGCGTAGAATGCCTGGATATTTCAAATACCAGTGGAAAACTTGCCGTAGGTTCGCTGGTCTGCTATGAACAGGGAGAGCCGTCCAAACCCAATTTTCGACACTATTCAATCAAGACCATTGACGGACCGAACGACTACGGCATGATGCGAGAAGTCCTGCAACGCAGGCTCAGTCGAGGAATTGAGGAAGAGAATCTGCCGGATCTTTTTGTTGTGGATGGTGGTAAAGGTCAGCTGAGTATGGCCCTTGCTGTTGCTGACGAACTTGGCATACGTGACCAACTCGATTGGATTGGTATCGCCAAAGAACGCGAAGACGAAGGCGAAAAGCTCTATAAACCCGGCAGGAAGAATCCAATAATACTGCCAGCCCATAACCCTGTTTTGCTCTACATGATGCGAATCCGAGATGAATCTCATCGCTTTGGAGTCACCTTTCACCGCAGGATCAGGAATAAGACGAGTTTTCTTTCAGAGCTTGACCAGATACCCGGTATTGGTCAAGAGAGGAAAAAATCACTTCTCAAGAACTTTGGGAGCTTAAAACGGATACGCGAAGCCACACCTGAAGATCTGACCCAGGTCGACGGAATCGGCAACGACCTCGCCAGACAGATATACGATCATCTCAATAAGTAG
- a CDS encoding glycosyltransferase family 2 protein → MKMILRRIRHYVFTCSNTSYRKLLFSRLFDSRYYLASNPDLKARRWDLMWHYFDHGWRERRRPSLFFDSHCYCRKYLDGTEEQVNPLVDYLETGWREGKNPNNYFDSNFYIERYGRAIKGNINPLTHYLKIGWKRDFLPSPLFLERKFERKYFYLRSKGFNPISYFLEQEDQKRNSPPDYFDADCYHDRHPFLPKQKKLLWQHYIVRGLPDGKSPLPVFDSRYYQEQNPDWKKSLAEPFQHYQKKEKLDYRRPSPFFDPEFYRAAICRRQEQHKSLLEHYLKKGVFEFRYTDQRVADLECKPLISIILPVYNPTQEQLNLCIRSVLYQAYPHWQLCICDDRSTEEHVQQTLVDWARLDGRITVVCHLKNRGIAETTNTAASMASGDYIGFLDNDDELRRDCLYHVVKAISNTGGDVLYTDENLVNESGDHLSAFYKPGYNRELLLGHNYITHFLVIQRGLFELCGGCDKAMDGAQDFDLALKVTEQAKLVVHIPEVVYHWRVSDTSTNINHCQKPYAAEAGKLAVQRAFLRSGIEAKVEHADWNFYYQPRRKLVATPSVSIILYPEDGVQHPEDRLATLDQITDGYDNAELLFTSGACNSRLGEQYLKIEAESDRCTYLPNHDSPGKAELLNRAAKQASGKYLIFLSSNVAPKDTNWIQQLLEYGQNEEIGLVTGRLESAESMLDISRVPDVRSESVLYYWWFLLNCSIHLNGLNLAQEVTAVPFEMCLVRKEVFERAGGFSAASFPYLFMGMDLSFILRSKGLINIYTPYCRALWDYQPLLQLEQKMQVAWQREQKIFQKLWGEMLYQGDPYYHPGCYREEGISDEDFFAWCTGVSEK, encoded by the coding sequence ATGAAAATGATACTAAGACGGATACGGCATTACGTTTTCACATGTTCTAACACCTCGTATCGAAAACTCTTGTTTTCAAGGCTTTTCGACAGCAGGTATTATCTGGCCAGCAATCCTGATCTCAAAGCTCGGCGATGGGATCTGATGTGGCACTATTTTGACCATGGTTGGCGTGAAAGAAGAAGGCCAAGTCTGTTTTTTGACAGTCATTGCTATTGTAGAAAGTATTTAGACGGCACCGAAGAACAGGTCAACCCTCTCGTCGACTATCTCGAAACTGGATGGAGGGAAGGCAAAAATCCCAACAACTACTTTGATAGCAATTTCTATATTGAACGGTATGGGAGAGCTATCAAGGGGAATATCAATCCCTTGACCCACTATCTGAAGATCGGGTGGAAACGTGATTTTCTTCCTTCTCCTCTATTTTTGGAGCGAAAGTTCGAACGAAAGTATTTCTATCTGAGAAGTAAAGGGTTCAATCCAATTTCCTACTTTCTTGAGCAGGAAGATCAAAAGAGAAACAGTCCTCCGGATTACTTTGACGCAGATTGTTACCATGATCGACATCCGTTTTTGCCGAAACAGAAGAAACTTCTTTGGCAGCATTACATTGTCCGCGGGTTACCGGATGGAAAAAGCCCTCTTCCTGTATTTGACTCACGCTATTATCAGGAGCAGAACCCCGATTGGAAGAAATCTCTGGCTGAGCCTTTTCAGCATTATCAGAAAAAAGAAAAACTTGATTACAGACGTCCCTCACCGTTTTTTGACCCTGAATTTTACAGGGCCGCTATCTGTCGCAGGCAGGAGCAGCACAAAAGTCTATTGGAACACTACTTGAAAAAAGGTGTTTTCGAGTTCAGGTATACCGATCAGCGTGTGGCAGATCTTGAATGTAAGCCTCTTATTAGTATTATCCTGCCTGTCTATAATCCCACTCAGGAACAGCTCAACCTCTGCATCCGTTCTGTCCTTTATCAGGCGTACCCGCACTGGCAACTGTGTATTTGTGACGACCGCAGTACAGAAGAACACGTTCAGCAGACCCTGGTGGATTGGGCACGTTTGGATGGAAGGATAACTGTGGTCTGTCACCTGAAAAACAGAGGGATCGCAGAGACGACCAATACTGCAGCGAGTATGGCATCAGGAGATTATATTGGTTTCTTAGATAATGATGACGAATTGAGAAGAGATTGTCTTTATCACGTTGTCAAGGCGATATCCAATACGGGCGGAGATGTTCTCTATACGGATGAAAACCTTGTGAATGAGTCAGGTGATCACCTATCTGCTTTTTATAAGCCCGGCTATAACAGGGAGTTGCTTTTAGGGCATAATTATATAACCCATTTTCTGGTGATTCAGCGTGGTCTTTTTGAACTGTGTGGTGGCTGTGACAAGGCAATGGATGGAGCACAGGATTTTGACCTTGCCTTAAAAGTTACTGAACAGGCAAAGCTTGTGGTGCACATTCCTGAGGTTGTCTATCACTGGCGGGTTTCTGATACATCGACAAATATCAATCATTGCCAAAAACCATATGCGGCAGAGGCCGGAAAGTTGGCAGTGCAAAGGGCTTTTTTGCGTTCAGGCATTGAAGCGAAGGTAGAGCATGCTGACTGGAACTTTTATTACCAACCGCGCAGAAAGCTTGTGGCTACTCCATCGGTCTCTATCATTTTATATCCTGAAGATGGAGTTCAGCATCCAGAAGATCGACTGGCAACTCTAGATCAAATTACCGATGGCTATGATAATGCCGAGCTACTCTTTACTTCTGGAGCATGTAACTCAAGATTAGGAGAACAATATCTGAAGATCGAGGCTGAATCAGATCGTTGTACATATCTCCCCAATCATGATTCCCCGGGAAAAGCTGAGCTACTCAATCGCGCAGCTAAACAAGCATCCGGCAAATATCTGATATTTTTATCAAGCAATGTTGCTCCGAAAGATACGAACTGGATTCAGCAGCTGTTGGAGTACGGACAAAACGAAGAAATAGGGTTGGTCACCGGCAGGCTCGAGTCTGCTGAATCCATGCTTGATATTTCACGGGTACCTGACGTACGTTCGGAATCTGTACTTTATTACTGGTGGTTTCTTCTAAACTGTTCGATTCATCTGAATGGTTTGAACCTCGCCCAGGAAGTCACTGCAGTCCCGTTTGAGATGTGCCTGGTGAGAAAAGAAGTGTTTGAAAGGGCAGGAGGTTTTTCAGCTGCCAGCTTCCCGTACCTTTTCATGGGCATGGACTTGTCTTTTATTCTGCGTTCCAAAGGTCTTATTAACATATATACACCATATTGCAGGGCATTATGGGATTACCAGCCGCTGCTTCAATTAGAGCAAAAAATGCAGGTGGCGTGGCAGAGAGAACAAAAAATATTCCAGAAGTTGTGGGGAGAGATGCTTTACCAGGGAGATCCCTACTATCACCCAGGTTGTTATCGTGAAGAGGGTATCAGTGATGAAGATTTTTTCGCGTGGTGTACTGGAGTAAGCGAAAAATAG
- a CDS encoding 16S rRNA (uracil(1498)-N(3))-methyltransferase, producing MNIILAEQEEIVDARLTLTDHRAQHIIKVLRAKAGDIVRFGVVDGKKGTAVIENIHKKHPRSVSLQVELTEPMNPLPHIDLVLALARPIMMRRILSQATALGVGSFHCIHANRVEKSFWEASLVEQESFYDYLLQGLEQAVDTRVPEVTFHRRFKPFVEDFLPEIIENYSHLLAAHPSGDTTLVKAMAHKPQGRVLLAIGPEGGWVDYEVEKFTEAGFTSCTIGERILKVDTAVVALHSRISQLLESS from the coding sequence ATGAATATAATACTTGCAGAACAAGAAGAGATAGTTGATGCCAGGCTGACACTCACTGATCATCGCGCCCAGCATATTATCAAGGTGTTGCGCGCAAAAGCTGGGGATATTGTGCGTTTTGGCGTGGTTGATGGTAAAAAAGGCACTGCCGTTATAGAAAATATTCACAAGAAGCATCCACGTTCAGTCAGCTTGCAGGTGGAGCTGACTGAGCCAATGAATCCTCTTCCTCATATCGATCTTGTACTGGCATTGGCCAGGCCGATTATGATGCGTCGTATTCTCAGCCAGGCTACCGCACTGGGGGTAGGCAGTTTTCATTGTATTCATGCAAACAGAGTTGAGAAAAGCTTTTGGGAAGCGTCCTTGGTCGAGCAGGAAAGTTTTTACGACTATCTCTTGCAGGGACTCGAGCAGGCGGTGGATACCAGAGTGCCGGAAGTGACCTTTCACCGTCGTTTCAAACCATTTGTTGAGGATTTCCTGCCCGAAATAATTGAGAATTACTCCCACCTTCTGGCCGCTCATCCATCGGGTGATACTACTCTTGTCAAGGCAATGGCCCATAAACCACAGGGTAGAGTACTGCTGGCAATCGGTCCCGAAGGTGGTTGGGTTGATTATGAAGTAGAAAAATTTACAGAGGCAGGTTTTACAAGTTGTACAATTGGGGAGCGCATCCTCAAGGTTGACACCGCGGTAGTTGCGTTACATTCCCGTATTTCTCAGCTTCTGGAATCCAGTTAG
- a CDS encoding 3-deoxy-D-manno-octulosonic acid transferase has translation MITIFYNIAQFCLVAIGWPLILALVLIKKKYRKRIPSRLGWQLHRKFPIYNNNHENNTTFWVHALSVGEVTSAIPLVTKIRQTWPESRIVVTVTTTTGEAVANTRLAETADVILPSPIDLLPVVQRYLQYIEPDIYIQVETDFWPNLLTLLNRKKIPTLLVNGRISQKSLGIYKKFAFFFAPMFGSFNHLVMQTQADTVSMRDFGVTDEQLLTLGNLKFDIPTTFCDSPDITTLLPTNRTIFVAGSTHEGEEEIIFSVYRELRQQHPELYLILVPRNPDRGEKLKQLAGTLNLKGLLRSISPKQPADLLIVDTIGELVQFYQHSSIAFVGGSLVSQGGHNPIEPAIMGVPVVYGQHMEDFQEIAEDLLTSGGGYQVSGPDQLRDIISEFITNPDKRKDAGSAARACIMRQQGVIDKHIQLIRSLL, from the coding sequence TTGATTACAATATTTTACAACATAGCACAGTTTTGTCTTGTGGCCATTGGATGGCCGCTTATTCTGGCCCTGGTTCTTATAAAAAAGAAATACCGCAAGCGTATCCCTTCCCGACTCGGGTGGCAACTTCACCGCAAGTTCCCGATATATAATAACAATCATGAAAACAATACAACTTTCTGGGTACATGCACTCTCAGTTGGCGAGGTGACTTCCGCTATCCCGCTGGTAACAAAAATACGGCAAACATGGCCTGAGAGCAGAATTGTCGTAACGGTTACGACAACCACAGGTGAAGCAGTTGCCAATACCCGCCTGGCCGAAACTGCAGATGTTATTCTTCCATCACCTATCGACCTGCTCCCTGTTGTACAAAGATACCTGCAATATATTGAACCAGATATCTATATTCAGGTTGAGACTGATTTCTGGCCCAACCTGCTCACTCTCCTCAATAGAAAAAAGATACCAACCCTGCTTGTGAACGGGCGTATATCACAAAAATCTTTAGGCATCTACAAGAAATTTGCATTCTTCTTTGCCCCGATGTTCGGAAGCTTCAACCATCTGGTTATGCAGACACAGGCAGACACCGTCAGCATGAGGGATTTTGGTGTGACAGACGAACAACTGCTCACCCTCGGCAACCTCAAATTTGACATTCCAACAACCTTCTGTGATTCCCCTGACATAACTACCCTGCTGCCGACCAATCGCACTATCTTCGTCGCGGGCTCCACGCATGAAGGCGAAGAGGAAATCATTTTCTCTGTATATCGAGAACTTCGACAACAACACCCTGAACTCTATCTCATTCTCGTTCCCCGAAACCCAGACCGGGGGGAAAAACTTAAACAGTTAGCCGGCACCTTGAACCTTAAGGGCCTACTTCGCTCCATTTCCCCCAAACAACCCGCTGACCTACTCATCGTCGATACCATAGGTGAGCTTGTGCAATTTTACCAGCACAGTTCAATTGCCTTTGTTGGCGGCAGTTTGGTCTCCCAGGGTGGCCATAACCCGATAGAACCGGCAATAATGGGAGTCCCGGTGGTCTACGGACAACATATGGAAGATTTTCAAGAGATAGCAGAAGACTTACTGACATCCGGAGGTGGATACCAAGTCTCGGGACCAGATCAACTAAGGGACATCATTTCAGAATTTATAACAAACCCTGACAAAAGAAAAGATGCCGGTTCAGCTGCAAGAGCATGTATAATGCGCCAACAAGGGGTTATCGATAAACATATACAGCTCATACGCTCACTTCTTTGA
- a CDS encoding DNA internalization-related competence protein ComEC/Rec2, giving the protein MKMIAKRIRLNLFNHLLACHTTAYTLGILFSSAYILPVVSALTYTILPTVLLALFSVFFKRDKFCTAIASLLLFFATGYFQGLITSESPADSAHLYNLVSAPEDVVLIGHIQTMPSFDGTTSRVLIAATSLQKKGESNLRRVVGTALIRMRFQWPQEIEPGTRVVIRTTLHRPSRYNTPGAFDYPAYLARKGIWITGYVRSPSQISAIHSIPQNGETIRHLPERLRTRIGSVLDSRLPGETSSLYRALLLGDRTQISPQTLEAFKQAGVMHILAISGIHMSLIAILLFTVCYWLLRRSTWLILHCNTRKIAGLLCLPILVGYALLAGLNTPVLRACIVSCVVIFAFCTDRPKTFSSLISVAVLLLLATNPQSLFTVSFQLTFAAFISILMVMPILKRYARSETSSETRLRRIVSRSLQWTFAGITASTAAVLGTAPILTFHFHRLPLLGPISNLIIEPLICLWALPLGFLALPFIFLVPDISAVLLKLGAIGLQLGVTTANLFAALPHTSLWLPPPHCLLLLSYYFTFFLVLFFLQQPRKTKLTSTIAQCSFAICLTGIIFPHSSLFGNHDDNTTTIHFLDLGQGSATVVEFADGKTVLIDGGALTLGIDSVGQSVIAPFLWQRGITRLNAILITHQDSDHYNGVPFLLEQFTPDVLWSGTESTKSYGYQRLLSLAKQFNVRIETPYAGDLLRIDGEDLNPSILCLANLSHHDQQKTNNRGIVLAITGFLSDDRVDTRNPFQLIFPGDISSEMELEVISKITPSNHNILLASHHGSAESNCPDFLRHISPEAIISSAGRSRTHQFPSPMLRDYCEVHRIPLLVTAEHGTIRVLIKGGTPFVLVREQTKNPLRRSHTWLQPQRVTNTLTREASTSTLR; this is encoded by the coding sequence ATGAAGATGATTGCAAAGCGGATACGTTTAAATCTATTCAATCATCTTCTCGCCTGCCACACAACTGCCTACACTCTGGGGATACTTTTTTCATCAGCATATATTCTACCTGTTGTTTCAGCCCTTACCTATACCATCCTGCCAACGGTCCTTTTGGCTCTGTTTTCCGTCTTCTTTAAACGGGACAAATTTTGTACGGCGATAGCATCGCTGTTGCTCTTTTTTGCTACCGGCTACTTCCAGGGCCTGATCACCAGTGAATCCCCTGCTGACTCAGCCCATCTTTACAACCTTGTATCCGCTCCCGAAGATGTCGTGTTGATTGGCCATATACAAACTATGCCTTCATTTGACGGCACCACCAGCAGGGTATTAATCGCAGCAACTTCTCTTCAGAAAAAAGGTGAAAGCAATCTCAGGCGCGTTGTCGGAACCGCTCTCATCAGGATGCGTTTTCAATGGCCTCAGGAAATCGAGCCCGGCACCAGAGTGGTCATACGAACTACTTTGCACCGTCCTTCACGTTACAACACACCTGGTGCATTTGATTATCCTGCATATCTCGCCCGAAAAGGAATCTGGATAACAGGCTACGTCCGCTCTCCTTCCCAGATTTCAGCAATACACTCGATACCACAGAATGGTGAAACTATCAGGCATTTGCCGGAACGTCTGAGAACACGAATTGGGAGTGTGCTTGACAGCAGACTCCCTGGAGAAACGAGCAGCTTATACCGCGCATTATTGCTAGGCGATCGCACCCAAATTTCCCCTCAAACACTCGAAGCCTTTAAACAAGCAGGTGTGATGCACATTCTTGCCATTTCTGGCATCCATATGTCACTGATCGCCATTTTACTCTTTACCGTCTGTTATTGGTTACTAAGGCGTTCAACCTGGCTCATTTTACATTGTAACACCAGAAAAATTGCTGGGCTCCTATGCCTGCCAATACTGGTTGGCTATGCGTTGCTGGCCGGCCTGAACACACCTGTTCTCCGTGCCTGCATAGTGAGTTGTGTTGTTATCTTTGCCTTCTGCACCGATCGCCCTAAAACGTTTTCTTCTCTGATTTCCGTCGCAGTGCTTCTTTTGTTGGCAACCAATCCGCAATCCCTGTTTACTGTTTCGTTTCAGTTAACATTTGCTGCATTTATCTCAATTTTGATGGTTATGCCTATTCTGAAAAGGTATGCCCGCAGTGAAACTTCATCAGAAACCCGCCTCAGAAGGATTGTATCACGATCTCTCCAATGGACTTTTGCAGGAATTACCGCTTCCACAGCTGCTGTGCTGGGAACTGCGCCAATATTGACCTTTCATTTTCATCGACTCCCGCTGTTGGGACCAATCAGCAACCTCATCATCGAACCGTTGATATGTTTATGGGCATTGCCGCTGGGCTTTCTTGCGTTACCATTTATATTCCTGGTCCCGGATATCTCTGCAGTTCTACTCAAACTTGGTGCTATCGGTCTGCAACTTGGTGTCACCACGGCAAATTTATTCGCAGCACTGCCCCATACATCTCTCTGGCTCCCACCGCCACACTGTCTCCTTCTCCTCAGCTACTACTTCACATTTTTTCTAGTGCTCTTTTTTCTCCAGCAACCTCGAAAAACCAAACTCACGAGCACAATAGCCCAATGCTCTTTCGCGATATGCCTGACTGGAATCATCTTCCCCCATTCATCCCTCTTCGGAAATCATGATGACAACACGACAACCATCCACTTTCTCGACCTCGGTCAGGGAAGCGCGACCGTTGTAGAATTCGCAGACGGAAAGACTGTGCTTATTGATGGCGGAGCACTGACGTTGGGCATTGACTCGGTTGGACAATCCGTCATTGCTCCATTTTTATGGCAGCGAGGCATCACCAGGCTCAATGCGATACTCATTACCCATCAGGACAGCGACCATTACAACGGTGTCCCTTTTTTGCTTGAACAATTTACTCCTGATGTCCTATGGAGCGGCACCGAGTCTACAAAATCCTACGGGTATCAACGATTGCTCAGTCTTGCAAAACAGTTCAATGTAAGAATTGAAACACCTTACGCAGGAGATCTCCTGCGTATTGATGGTGAGGATCTGAATCCCTCAATACTATGCCTTGCAAATCTCAGTCATCATGATCAACAAAAAACTAATAATCGTGGTATAGTACTTGCGATTACTGGTTTTCTTTCTGATGACCGCGTTGATACCAGGAATCCATTTCAACTGATATTTCCAGGTGACATCAGCAGCGAGATGGAACTTGAAGTCATAAGCAAGATTACACCTTCAAATCACAACATCCTCCTGGCCTCACACCATGGTTCTGCAGAGTCAAACTGTCCCGACTTTCTCCGACATATTTCCCCGGAGGCGATAATCTCTTCCGCTGGTCGCTCAAGAACCCATCAATTTCCCTCCCCAATGCTCAGGGACTATTGTGAGGTTCATCGCATTCCGTTGTTGGTCACAGCTGAACACGGCACTATCAGGGTCCTGATAAAAGGTGGCACCCCCTTTGTACTCGTTCGGGAACAAACAAAAAACCCTTTGCGTCGGAGCCATACCTGGCTTCAACCGCAAAGGGTTACAAACACTCTCACCAGAGAAGCTTCTACCTCTACACTTCGGTGA